From the genome of Acidimicrobiia bacterium, one region includes:
- a CDS encoding SDR family oxidoreductase: MPNALVTGTSTGIGEACVVRLAERGWRVYAGVRKPEDGDRLRERAAGDVRPVRLDVTDREQIADVVAEIQGEIARDGLQGLVNNAGVGAGGPVEYLDDADWRGVFEVNLFGVVAMTSAAMPLLRAGSGRIVHIGSIGGRVASPGLAPYSASKHALEALAETQRHELARAKTKVRVALVEPGAVATAIWEKADTTVADLERRLDGEGRDRYGWLLDQSRGFIDESRERGVPPSKVADAVEHALTARRPKARYLVGPDARLFGHVLRLAPDRVRDVMVGAGARRWERRGRKTQRR; this comes from the coding sequence ATGCCCAATGCGCTCGTGACGGGGACCTCGACCGGCATCGGCGAGGCGTGTGTGGTGCGGCTCGCCGAGCGCGGGTGGCGGGTCTACGCGGGCGTGCGCAAGCCCGAGGACGGTGACCGGCTGCGCGAGCGCGCCGCCGGCGATGTGCGGCCCGTCCGTCTCGACGTGACCGATCGCGAGCAGATCGCCGACGTGGTCGCCGAGATCCAGGGCGAGATCGCGCGTGACGGGCTCCAGGGTCTCGTGAACAACGCCGGGGTCGGCGCGGGCGGTCCGGTCGAGTACCTCGACGACGCCGACTGGCGGGGTGTGTTCGAGGTGAACCTGTTCGGTGTCGTCGCGATGACGAGTGCGGCGATGCCGTTGCTGCGCGCGGGTTCGGGTCGCATCGTGCACATCGGCTCGATCGGCGGGCGCGTCGCGTCGCCCGGGCTCGCGCCGTACAGCGCGTCGAAGCACGCGCTCGAAGCGCTCGCCGAGACGCAACGCCACGAGCTCGCGCGGGCCAAGACGAAGGTGCGCGTCGCGCTCGTGGAACCGGGCGCGGTCGCGACCGCGATCTGGGAGAAGGCCGACACGACCGTCGCCGACCTCGAGCGCCGGCTCGACGGCGAGGGCCGCGATCGTTACGGCTGGTTGCTCGACCAGTCGCGCGGCTTCATCGACGAGAGTCGCGAGCGCGGCGTACCGCCGAGCAAGGTGGCGGACGCGGTCGAGCACGCGCTGACGGCACGGCGTCCGAAGGCGCGGTACCTCGTCGGCCCGGACGCGCGGCTGTTCGGGCACGTGCTGCGGCTCGCCCCCGACCGCGTGCGCGACGTCATGGTCGGTGCCGGCGCCCGCCGCTGGGAACGCCGCGGCCGCAAGACGCAGCGCCGATAG
- a CDS encoding carbonic anhydrase, giving the protein MSLSDELIAANARYVEHGFPGARPLRPRRALAIVACMDSRMDLFALLGLEVGDAHVLRNGGGVITDDVIRSLAISQRKLGTKGIVLVHHTDCGMTKLRDDEFASELEAATGERPGFAIEAFQDADASVRESIARLQRSPFVVSDDVAGFVFDVETGRIRPVA; this is encoded by the coding sequence ATGAGTCTCTCCGACGAGTTGATCGCCGCGAACGCGCGCTACGTCGAGCATGGATTCCCGGGTGCGCGGCCGCTGCGGCCGCGCCGCGCGCTCGCGATCGTCGCGTGCATGGACAGCCGCATGGATCTCTTCGCGCTGCTCGGGCTCGAGGTCGGCGACGCGCACGTGCTCCGCAACGGCGGTGGGGTGATCACCGACGACGTGATCCGCTCGCTCGCGATCTCGCAGCGCAAGCTCGGCACGAAGGGCATCGTGCTCGTGCACCACACGGACTGCGGGATGACGAAGCTGCGTGACGACGAGTTCGCGTCGGAGCTCGAAGCCGCGACGGGGGAGCGGCCCGGCTTCGCGATCGAGGCGTTCCAAGATGCCGACGCGAGCGTGCGCGAATCCATCGCGCGCTTGCAGCGGTCGCCGTTCGTCGTCTCCGACGACGTCGCGGGGTTCGTGTTCGACGTCGAGACCGGGCGCATCCGCCCGGTCGCGTGA